From the Alphaproteobacteria bacterium genome, the window GAATAAAAAATATGGTACAAAGCTCATGTGCTGGCGGGTATTTTTGCAAGGTATAAGCCTTGCTCTCCTCGCCCTGGTCATTTTACAAAGAGGATAAGTATGGTTCAACTCACACGCATTTATACAAAAGGGGGAGACAAGGGAAAAACATCGCTGGGCGATGGCACCCGTGTTTCGAAAAGTGCAGCACGCATCCAAGCCATCGGCGCTGTCGATGAGTGTAATTCTGTTTTGGGTGTTGCTGCCTTATATCTTGAAGTAATTCCTCTGTCTGATATTCGCCGCATTCAAAATGATCTGTTTGATTTGGGCGCTGATCTCTGCATTCCCTCAACAGAAAATAAACTGACTGTCTCAGATCAACAAGCCACGTGGCTGGAAAATCAAATTGATCTCATGAATGAAAAACTAAATCCGTTAAAATCATTTATACTGCCTGGGGGAACAAAGGCTTCTGCCTATCTTCATCATGCCCGCACAAGTGTCAGATCTGCAGAACGATTGGTTGTCGGCGTCGCTGAAAAAGAGGCGATCTCAAGCGCTGTTGTTCAGTATTTGAATCGATTGTCCGACTATTTATTTGTTGCAGCCCGCACTGAAAATTCTTATGGAGAAAATGAAGTTCTATGGGAACCTGCCAAAAATCGATAGAGTTTAAAAAGGACTCAAAAAAGGCACCAAAGCACCAAGTTCAATCATCATTGGCAAATAAAAGTCAAAAGTCTTCACCTGTTAAAGAAAAAGAGTTAGACCCCACACGTTATGGTGATTGGGTTAAGAATGGTCGTTGCATTGACTTTTGATTCCCTCCACCTTGATTTAGAAAAAGTGGTTGTGGCCCACCCTCCTGTTTTTTATTCAAAACCCATAAGTTTTAAAGCAAAGAATCGATCGTTGATCCATCTCGGCGCCAATGGCGCTGGCAAATCTTCTCTCTTAAAAGCCCTGGCAGGTCTAATTTCTGTTTACTCAGGGACGATAAACGGGCGTTCCCCAAAAAACGCCCCTTCTGACAGGTGTTACCTTTGCACAAACCAGGGGCTTAATAGAGATATCACCGTGAAACAGCAAATAAAGCTGTGGCATTTACCCTATCAAAATCCCACCTCATGGCAGACCAGCTTAGAGCCGTTTAATATTGAGGGCCTTCTCACTCAATTCATCCGATCTCTCTCCAGCGGCCAACGTCAACGGGTGGCTCTAACAAGGTTAGTGACAAGTCATAAGCCCATTTGGCTTTTGGATGAGCCCATGAATAACCTAGACAATCAGCATCGAAATTTTTTATCTGATGTGATGAAGCGACATATTAAAAAGGGGGGGATGATTATCTATACCGGCCATGAACCAATGCCAACGCTCTCCCCTCAGATCATTTCTTTAGAGTGCGAAGGATAAAGTCATGAGGTTGCATCTTTATCGTGAATATCTTTTTCTGAAATACAACACCTCCTTAGCCATTATAGCTGTTGGAATATTTGTGCTGTTCTGTCAACTGCTTCACTGGATAGGCGTTGAAGCATCTCTCTCCCCCGCCCATTTAAAAAACATGCTTTGGTTGTTGTCTTTGATCGGTTTATTTCTAACAGCAGATCATGTTTTTAAAGAGGACATTGATCAAGGTCTGTTGATGCATCATCATCTTGAAAACGTGAACTTTTATATCCTGACGTTAATGCGTTTTTTCTCCTACTTTCTTCTAGTTATTTTACCCCTTGCCCTGAGTAATATCATGATTTCAGGTCTTTTTAATTTAGAACCATTCCTATCCGATTTCAGTTATTTTCTTGTTTTATTTTGCCTGTATGCTTTTGTGATCTTGAACGCCTCCCTGTTGACACACGGGTCACAACAGCAAAAAGGGCTCATGTTTTTGATTTCCATTCCTTTGATGATTCCAATTTTTCTATGCCAAGTTATTTTACTGGATAAAGCCGCCCTTTATTTAACGATAGACAATCCTTTACTATTACTTGCGGGACTATTTTTGTTTTTTGTCCCCTGTTACAGTGCTATGGTAATGTATTGTTTGAAGCTCTCCGTAAAAGTATCATGATCACTTTTTTTCAGCCCAAGGTCTTTCAAAATCTATGTAATCGCTCATGGGTCTGGCTCATGATAGCCATGATGTTTTGTCTTAACATTGGGTATTTTTGGGCCTTGTTTTTCTCACCCATCGATGCACAGCAAGGCCCCATCGCAAAAATCATGTTTATCCATGTTCCTGCAGCCTGGATGGCTTTGATGTGTTATGCCTGTCTGGGTCTTTTTTCACTGTCCTACCTTTCTAGTAAAGCCTGGGTTTCTCTGTATTTGGCGCAGAGCGCCGCTCGGGTTGGATGTGTTTTTACCTTTGTTTGCCTTATATCAGGCAGTCTGTGGGGCCTCCCCACTTGGGGAACCTGGTGGGTTTGGGATGCCAGGCTTACGTCTGTTTTGATTCTGTTTTTTCTCTATATTTCCTATCTTCTGCTCTCAAGCACGTTCCAGAATCAAGAAAAGGCCACAAAGTTTTCAAGCGCCCTGGCTCTATTGGGCTTGGTGAACCTGCCAATTATCAAATGGTCCGTGGACTGGTGGTCAACCCTTCATCAACCTGCAAGCATCAGCAAGCTTTCAGCGCCTTCCATGCACTGGTCTTTTTACGTGCCACTCATCATTATTTCTTTTGGTTGGTTCTGCTACACGGTCTTTGTCATGATGTGCGCAGCCCAAACAAAACTTATTGAACAATCAAGGAAAAACGTATGACTTTCTGGTGCCTGACCCTAAGCTATATCATTGGCTTTTCAAGTTTGTTTTCTCTTCTGATTTTAACCATCTTACGGTATTATAAAGCTGTTAAAACTAAGAGATCCTCATGTCTAGATTGACCCTTTTTATATGTCTTTTATCAGTCGCACTCTTTGAATCTATGGGCGCCCTAGCTGCAAAGTGGCAATCCTCTCGTCAGGGTCAAGAAACCATTGTTGATCACTCTCATCCTAATCCCCCGGCAGAGGTTTCTGTGCCCAAAAAAGTAGCAGAAAGCCCTGAAGAAGGGTCTGATGAGGTTCTTTCTTCTCTTGACGATGGTACCTTTGAGGAGGAGATACCCACTGAGGAAGCAGGTATAAACACCGCGGAAGATGACGACGACGACTTAATGCTGGAAGGCTTAGAAGACGATGATGACGACGATGAAATTGAAGACAATGACATGGCTGATGATGAAGATTCCAGCGATGCCTAGACAGACATCTTAAACCTTGACCCTTGCCTCATGCAACCGCTCTCTAAACAACTGCTCTCTCTTTATCAAAATATTGCAACCATGGGGTATGTGGGCTACATGCCCTATCCCGGAACCGCTGCATCATTCGTAACGCTCCTTGTTGGTTATCCGATTGTTTTTTTGATGGGGATTCCTGTATCCCTTTTTTTGTGCTTACTGGTTTTATTTTTGGGTAGCCTTGCCTGTGCCGTTCTCATGAAAATTCGTCCCCACCTCAAAGATCCGCGCGATTATGTCATTGACGAATGCGCCGGGCAATTGATTGTAATTCTCGGCATCATGATGCTCCAGTTCTCTGCTTTATCATCACAGGTGGTGGGTTTTCTTTTATTTCGTTTTTTTGACGGGATAAAGCCGTGGCCGATATGCCTGATCAATAATTGGCGTCCAACATCGCCTGGCCTGAAGTCCATCGCGTTGATGTTTGATGATGTTTTAGCAGCTTTCGCCAGCTTGGTTGTTCTCTATTTTATTTATGCCTAAGAGGATTGCTCTTCAGAATGCCTGAAATAGTTTTCAAGCTTTGCCGTATAGGTGCGAAAAAGATCGGCCGATCCGTCCTCTTTTGTCAGCCTCTTTGTCTCTGTGACCAACTCTCTTAATTGATGATACGTATCATCAGAAAGATTGTCCTTCTGCGCCTTAAGTATTTTTTGACAAATATCCAAAACAAACTGCAGTTTTACCCACTCTTGTTCTTTAAGACGAATCGCCATATCATCCTGAGCAGCTTTAAAACCACTATAAACCATGTGCTCCATTTCGGCCGTCGTAAGCCCATGCCCAGGTTTCACTTCGATAGATTGATATACACCCGTCGTCTTTTCTTGGGCGCTGACCGTGAGCAACCCATCTGCATCCACATCAAACGTCACTTCGATGCGGGCAAACCCTGCAGGCAGAGGGGGAATACCCTTAAGGCTAAAGCGTCCTAACGTTCGACAGTCCGAGGCCATTTCACGTTCACCTTGCACCACATGAATAGACATCGCGGTTTGATCATCTTGA encodes:
- a CDS encoding ATP:cob(I)alamin adenosyltransferase; its protein translation is MVQLTRIYTKGGDKGKTSLGDGTRVSKSAARIQAIGAVDECNSVLGVAALYLEVIPLSDIRRIQNDLFDLGADLCIPSTENKLTVSDQQATWLENQIDLMNEKLNPLKSFILPGGTKASAYLHHARTSVRSAERLVVGVAEKEAISSAVVQYLNRLSDYLFVAARTENSYGENEVLWEPAKNR
- a CDS encoding DUF1674 domain-containing protein — encoded protein: MGTCQKSIEFKKDSKKAPKHQVQSSLANKSQKSSPVKEKELDPTRYGDWVKNGRCIDF
- a CDS encoding heme transporter HemC, producing MITFFQPKVFQNLCNRSWVWLMIAMMFCLNIGYFWALFFSPIDAQQGPIAKIMFIHVPAAWMALMCYACLGLFSLSYLSSKAWVSLYLAQSAARVGCVFTFVCLISGSLWGLPTWGTWWVWDARLTSVLILFFLYISYLLLSSTFQNQEKATKFSSALALLGLVNLPIIKWSVDWWSTLHQPASISKLSAPSMHWSFYVPLIIISFGWFCYTVFVMMCAAQTKLIEQSRKNV